A region of Lichenibacterium dinghuense DNA encodes the following proteins:
- a CDS encoding aldo/keto reductase, whose translation MEYRRLGASGFTVPALSFGTGTFAGRGEFFQAWGSTDVAEARRLIDICLDAGLNMFDTADIYSAGGAEEVLGEAIKGRPRDALIVSTKATFRSGEAPNQVGSSRYHLVSTVEKQLKRLGTDYIDLFQLHGFDALTPVEEVLSTLDLLVRQGKIRYTGVSNFSGWHVMKSLAAADRHGFPRYVANQTYYSLVGRDYEWELMPLGLDQGLGAVVWSPLGWGRLTGKIRRGAPLPERSRLHKTADAGPPLDDDYVYKVVDALDAVAAETGKSVPQVALNWVLGRPTVSTVIVGARNEEQLRQNLGAVGWTLTPEQVKRLDEASARPAAYPYWHQAGFAERNPSPV comes from the coding sequence ATGGAATACCGCCGCCTGGGAGCTTCGGGCTTCACCGTGCCGGCCTTGAGCTTCGGGACCGGGACCTTCGCGGGCCGGGGGGAGTTCTTCCAGGCCTGGGGCTCGACCGACGTCGCCGAGGCCCGCCGCCTGATCGACATCTGCCTCGACGCGGGCCTCAACATGTTCGACACCGCCGACATCTACTCGGCCGGCGGCGCCGAGGAGGTGCTGGGCGAGGCCATCAAGGGCCGCCCGCGCGACGCGCTGATCGTCTCCACCAAGGCGACCTTCCGCTCGGGCGAGGCGCCGAACCAGGTCGGCTCGTCGCGCTACCACCTCGTGTCCACGGTCGAGAAGCAGCTGAAGCGCCTCGGCACCGACTATATCGACCTGTTCCAGCTGCACGGCTTCGACGCGCTGACGCCCGTCGAGGAGGTGCTGTCGACGCTGGACCTGCTCGTGCGGCAGGGCAAGATCCGCTACACCGGCGTATCGAACTTCTCCGGCTGGCACGTGATGAAGTCGCTCGCGGCGGCGGACCGGCACGGCTTCCCGCGCTACGTCGCCAACCAGACCTACTACTCGCTGGTGGGCCGCGACTATGAGTGGGAGCTGATGCCGCTCGGGCTCGACCAGGGGCTCGGCGCCGTGGTGTGGAGCCCGCTCGGCTGGGGCCGGCTCACCGGCAAGATCCGCCGCGGGGCGCCGCTGCCTGAGCGCAGCCGCCTGCACAAGACCGCCGACGCCGGCCCGCCGCTCGACGACGACTACGTGTACAAGGTCGTGGACGCGCTCGATGCCGTCGCGGCCGAGACGGGCAAGAGCGTGCCGCAGGTGGCGCTGAACTGGGTGCTGGGCCGGCCCACCGTGTCCACGGTGATCGTCGGCGCCCGCAACGAGGAGCAGCTCCGCCAGAACCTCGGCGCGGTGGGCTGGACGCTGACGCCCGAGCAGGTCAAGCGCCTCGACGAGGCCTCCGCCAGGCCGGCCGCCTATCCCTATTGGCACCAGGCGGGCTTCGCCGAGCGCAACCCGTCCCCGGTGTGA
- a CDS encoding DUF1488 family protein, with translation MPLKPTRLPAEEERFEVRFTMREGEAEVDCYVDEAAIEDLDDGEDDPLVDRFQRHRALFEAIASWLHDEGEIPRVELHHVAQFRER, from the coding sequence ATGCCGTTGAAGCCGACGCGGCTCCCCGCCGAGGAGGAGCGCTTCGAGGTCCGCTTCACCATGCGGGAGGGCGAGGCGGAGGTCGACTGCTACGTCGACGAGGCCGCCATCGAGGACCTCGACGACGGCGAGGACGATCCGCTGGTCGACCGCTTCCAGCGCCACCGGGCGCTGTTCGAGGCCATCGCGAGCTGGCTCCACGACGAGGGGGAGATCCCCCGCGTCGAGCTGCACCACGTGGCGCAGTTCCGGGAGCGGTGA
- a CDS encoding putative quinol monooxygenase — protein sequence MLLIVGTVRLPPGGLEAARPAMARMVEASRAEPGCRAYSYAEDLLDPGLIRVTEVWDDRASLDAHFASPHIAEWRAAWARLGIHGRDLTLHEVASSGPT from the coding sequence ATGCTGCTGATCGTCGGGACGGTGCGGCTGCCCCCGGGCGGCCTCGAGGCGGCCCGGCCCGCCATGGCGCGGATGGTCGAAGCGAGCCGCGCCGAGCCGGGCTGCCGCGCCTATTCCTACGCCGAGGACCTGCTCGACCCCGGCCTGATCCGCGTGACGGAGGTGTGGGACGACCGGGCGTCGCTGGACGCCCATTTCGCGAGCCCGCACATCGCGGAATGGCGCGCCGCCTGGGCCCGGCTCGGCATCCACGGCCGCGACCTCACGCTCCACGAGGTCGCGTCCTCGGGGCCGACCTGA
- a CDS encoding 3-hydroxybutyrate dehydrogenase, which yields MSLTSRNALVTGSTSGIGLAVARALAREGAGVMLNGFGDPEAIEATRAGLAAEFGTTVLYSPADMSRPAEIAAMVREAEEKLGSVDVLVNNAGIQRVSPIEDFPPESWDAIIAINLSSAFHTMRAAIPGMKARRWGRIINTASAHSLVASPFKAAYVAAKHGVAGLTKTAALELATHGVTANCISPGYVWTPLVERQIPDTMKARGMTEEQVIRDVVLAAQPTKQFVTVEQVASLAVYLASDAASQITGANLSMDGGWTAA from the coding sequence ATGTCCCTCACGTCCCGCAACGCCCTCGTCACCGGCTCGACCAGCGGCATCGGCCTCGCGGTCGCGCGCGCCCTGGCCAGGGAGGGCGCGGGCGTGATGCTCAACGGCTTCGGCGACCCCGAGGCCATCGAGGCGACCCGCGCCGGCCTTGCCGCCGAGTTCGGCACCACGGTGCTGTATTCGCCCGCCGACATGTCGAGGCCCGCCGAGATCGCCGCCATGGTGCGCGAGGCCGAGGAGAAGCTCGGCTCGGTCGACGTGCTGGTCAACAACGCCGGCATCCAGCGCGTGTCGCCCATCGAGGACTTCCCGCCGGAGTCCTGGGACGCCATCATCGCGATCAACCTCAGCTCCGCCTTCCACACGATGCGGGCCGCCATCCCCGGCATGAAGGCGCGCCGCTGGGGCCGCATCATCAACACGGCCTCGGCGCACTCGCTCGTGGCCTCGCCCTTCAAGGCGGCCTACGTGGCGGCCAAGCACGGCGTCGCGGGGCTGACCAAGACGGCCGCGCTGGAGCTCGCCACGCACGGCGTCACGGCCAACTGCATCTCGCCCGGCTACGTGTGGACGCCGCTCGTCGAGCGGCAGATCCCCGACACCATGAAGGCGCGGGGCATGACCGAGGAGCAGGTCATCCGGGACGTGGTGCTGGCGGCGCAGCCCACCAAGCAGTTCGTCACGGTGGAGCAGGTGGCCTCGCTGGCGGTCTACCTCGCCTCGGACGCGGCCTCGCAGATCACCGGCGCCAACCTGTCGATGGACGGCGGCTGGACCGCCGCGTGA
- a CDS encoding glycosyltransferase family 2 protein, with the protein MSIALAPRPPAPPVPAETFEATRRRISPRYAPPPGVAWPAALIHGGLTLLWVALLVRAFLPDGLWSWAAGLLYIAYDTALLLFVFWKTLPLARGGGAGGADPAAASRPSLAVVVAAHDEDAVLAATLDALLAQSDPPDRVLVADDGSGERTVRLLAGRYGLPVPEVGLLGGPGRVDPRLSWLRLPHGGKSAALNRAMELLDEEVVLTVDADTLLDQGAIGAMRGAFAADPRLVAATGVLLPVCAATVSGRLFEWFQTYEYLRNFLSRFAWSRMDSLLLISGAFAGFRRAALVEVGGFDADCLVEDYELIHRLKRHGTLTGRGWTTAVLGAARARTEAPATLGAFLRQRRRWFGGFLQTQTWYRDMIGNPRYGRLGLAMLPVKAADTLQPIYGLTAAAILIDYIVTGRVGVAFSVSAVIGAKIALDLGFHVWSVWLFRRWLGVRARTSLPAAVLASLVEPFCFQILRHLGAAAGWVVYLTGSTSWGAQSRGGLAASEAE; encoded by the coding sequence ATGTCCATCGCCCTCGCGCCGCGCCCCCCGGCGCCTCCCGTCCCCGCGGAGACCTTCGAGGCGACGCGGCGGCGCATCTCGCCCCGCTACGCCCCGCCGCCCGGCGTCGCCTGGCCGGCGGCGCTCATCCACGGCGGCCTGACGCTGCTGTGGGTCGCGCTGCTCGTGCGGGCCTTCCTGCCGGACGGGCTTTGGTCCTGGGCGGCGGGGCTGCTCTACATCGCCTACGACACGGCGCTGCTGCTGTTCGTGTTCTGGAAGACCCTGCCGCTCGCCAGGGGCGGCGGCGCAGGCGGGGCGGATCCTGCGGCGGCGTCCCGCCCGTCCCTCGCCGTCGTGGTGGCGGCGCACGACGAGGACGCGGTGCTGGCGGCGACGCTCGACGCGCTGCTGGCCCAGTCCGACCCGCCCGACCGCGTGCTGGTGGCCGACGACGGCTCGGGGGAGCGCACCGTGCGGCTCCTCGCCGGGCGCTACGGGCTGCCGGTGCCGGAGGTGGGGCTGCTCGGCGGCCCGGGCCGCGTCGACCCGCGCCTGAGCTGGCTGCGCCTGCCGCACGGCGGCAAGTCGGCGGCGCTGAACCGCGCCATGGAGCTGCTCGACGAGGAGGTCGTGCTGACGGTGGACGCCGACACGCTGCTCGACCAGGGCGCCATCGGGGCCATGCGCGGCGCCTTCGCGGCCGACCCGCGCCTCGTGGCCGCGACGGGCGTGCTGCTGCCCGTCTGCGCCGCCACCGTGTCCGGCCGCTTGTTCGAATGGTTCCAGACCTACGAGTACCTGCGCAACTTCCTGTCGCGCTTCGCCTGGTCGCGCATGGACAGCCTGCTGCTGATCTCGGGCGCCTTCGCGGGCTTCCGCCGCGCGGCGCTGGTGGAGGTGGGCGGCTTCGACGCCGACTGCCTCGTCGAGGACTACGAGCTGATCCACCGCCTGAAGCGCCACGGCACGCTCACGGGCCGCGGCTGGACCACGGCGGTGCTGGGCGCGGCCCGCGCCCGCACGGAGGCGCCGGCGACGCTCGGCGCCTTCCTGCGCCAGCGGCGGCGCTGGTTCGGCGGCTTCCTGCAGACGCAGACCTGGTACCGCGACATGATCGGCAACCCGCGCTACGGCCGGCTCGGCCTCGCCATGCTGCCCGTCAAGGCGGCCGACACGCTGCAGCCGATCTACGGGCTGACCGCGGCGGCGATCCTGATCGACTACATCGTGACGGGGCGTGTCGGCGTGGCCTTCTCGGTGTCGGCGGTGATCGGCGCCAAGATCGCGCTCGACCTCGGCTTCCACGTCTGGTCGGTGTGGCTGTTCCGCCGCTGGCTCGGGGTGCGCGCCCGCACGAGCCTGCCCGCCGCGGTGCTGGCGAGCCTCGTCGAGCCCTTCTGCTTCCAGATCCTGCGCCATCTCGGCGCCGCGGCGGGCTGGGTCGTCTATCTCACCGGCAGCACGAGCTGGGGGGCGCAGAGCCGCGGCGGGCTGGCGGCGTCGGAGGCCGAATAG
- a CDS encoding cytochrome b, with the protein MSIAVRQHQDYARYTRTAMALHWIVAVLIVGNVVLGLVADDLPGDWIRSAVDTHKSVGLTVLGLAVLRLLWRFANPPPPLPDSYSPLERVGAHAAHLALYALIFALPITGWIHDSAWKGAATHPFLLWGVIPHVRIGPIETLDPATKERIHSVFFDFHVWCGYALYALLALHIVGALKHQFWDGEPELQRMLP; encoded by the coding sequence GTGTCGATCGCCGTGCGCCAGCACCAGGACTATGCCCGCTACACCCGCACCGCCATGGCGCTGCACTGGATCGTGGCGGTGCTGATCGTCGGCAACGTCGTCCTGGGCCTCGTGGCCGACGACCTGCCGGGCGACTGGATCCGCTCGGCCGTCGACACCCACAAGTCGGTCGGCCTCACCGTGCTGGGCCTGGCGGTGCTGCGCCTCCTGTGGCGCTTCGCCAACCCGCCGCCGCCCCTGCCGGACAGCTACTCGCCGCTGGAGCGGGTCGGCGCCCACGCGGCGCACCTCGCCCTCTACGCCCTGATCTTCGCCCTGCCGATCACGGGCTGGATCCACGACTCCGCCTGGAAGGGCGCGGCCACCCACCCGTTCCTGCTGTGGGGCGTGATCCCCCACGTGCGGATCGGCCCCATCGAGACGCTCGACCCCGCCACCAAGGAGCGGATCCACTCGGTGTTCTTCGACTTCCACGTCTGGTGCGGCTACGCGCTCTACGCGCTGCTGGCGCTGCACATCGTCGGCGCGCTGAAGCACCAGTTCTGGGACGGCGAGCCCGAACTCCAGCGCATGCTGCCCTGA